In Saccharothrix syringae, the following are encoded in one genomic region:
- a CDS encoding S8 family serine peptidase: MPASRRRATGAALLVLGLAASLVNTPRAGAAPQPAPPVPATPGAQPHQVTLITGDRVVVAGTSLRSVVPGPGRERLAFHRFVRDGRLHVVPRDVAGPLAAGRLDLRLFDVTGLVDAGYDDTRRDTVPLIVTGTPATGLGAATALPAVGATAAQVAKAEAAATFQALLADPGVTKVWLDGVRRPALDRSTAQIGAPAAWQAGYTGEGVKVAVLDTGVDADHPDLRGREAAERNFTDDPDAVDRIGHGTHVAATIASNDAKYRGVAPGAALLDGKVCASSGMCQDSWILAAMQWAVEQGADVVNMSLGGTDTPGLDPLEQAVETLSRQTGALFVVAAGNSGSPGTIGSPGSADAALTVGAVDRQDGIAPFSSRGPRLGDGGPKPDITAPGVDIVAAKAAEGVLGDPVDDGHVAMSGTSMATPHVAGAAALLAQQHPDWTGARLKAALMASAAHNPALTAFDQGAGRVDSGRALTASVTADPPSLALGLHPWPHDDDTPVSKTFTLRNPGTAPVALDLTVDAEGPGGAPADLFTVSPARVTVPAGGEAAVTVTADTRVGAVDGPYSGAVVASGGGTRLRVPLGVDREVESYDATFEFVDAAGRPAVEPFGLLLGLDNGTIAFLEPEAGRAAVRLPVGEYFLVTEIPTDGRWALLAQPGLRVTGPTTVTADARTAEPVRITYPDAAARPQVGDVLFTRYEGGQPSFGIGSGYAGGIGGLSIGHLGPELPADRFGALLGEQATGTPVGTTPVTYRFSWLFRGRVPTGLTRAPARRELAEVRSELAPGPAGTAFRHAGFPVLAGGISGLGWEVDAKDRAIDYATPGPDVRWAWSALQVLGDAPQAVLDSPVRTPRPGRTYRERFNDPVFGPSLPATPFPYLARIGDTVDFSLPLFGDGRGNGGQSLVSSARTRLLRDGVEVGRTDYPGRVRTTVPPGAATYRVETEAVRAPGVSEFTSQVRGAWTFRSDTAPGDRYAPLPLTVVRFAPALDASGTAPAGRVLRVPLVVEQQEGAANGRVDRLRVEASFDDGRTWSAVPVAGRTALVRNPAGAGYASLRVSGSDRGGNTFEQTLVHAYKIG; the protein is encoded by the coding sequence GTGCCGGCATCACGAAGGCGTGCCACGGGGGCCGCGCTGCTGGTGTTGGGGCTCGCCGCGAGCCTCGTGAACACCCCGCGGGCGGGCGCCGCACCACAACCCGCACCACCGGTCCCCGCCACCCCGGGAGCCCAACCGCACCAGGTCACCCTGATCACCGGCGACCGGGTCGTGGTCGCCGGGACCTCGCTGCGGTCCGTGGTCCCCGGACCCGGCCGCGAACGGCTCGCGTTCCACCGGTTCGTGCGCGACGGGCGGCTGCACGTCGTCCCGCGCGACGTCGCCGGACCGCTCGCGGCGGGCCGGCTGGACCTGCGCCTGTTCGACGTCACCGGCCTGGTCGACGCGGGCTACGACGACACCCGCCGCGACACCGTGCCGCTGATCGTCACCGGCACGCCCGCCACCGGTCTCGGCGCGGCGACGGCGCTGCCCGCCGTGGGCGCCACGGCCGCCCAGGTGGCCAAGGCCGAGGCCGCCGCGACGTTCCAGGCCCTGCTCGCCGACCCCGGCGTCACCAAGGTCTGGCTCGACGGCGTCCGCCGCCCCGCCCTGGACCGCTCCACCGCCCAGATCGGCGCACCCGCCGCCTGGCAGGCCGGCTACACCGGCGAGGGCGTCAAGGTCGCCGTGCTCGACACGGGGGTCGACGCCGACCACCCCGACCTCAGGGGCCGGGAGGCCGCCGAGCGCAACTTCACCGACGACCCCGACGCCGTCGACCGGATCGGCCACGGTACGCACGTCGCCGCCACGATCGCGAGCAACGACGCGAAGTACCGGGGCGTGGCCCCGGGCGCGGCGCTGCTGGACGGCAAGGTGTGCGCGAGCAGCGGGATGTGCCAGGACTCCTGGATCCTCGCCGCCATGCAGTGGGCGGTCGAGCAGGGCGCCGACGTGGTCAACATGAGCCTGGGCGGCACCGACACGCCGGGGCTCGACCCGCTGGAGCAGGCCGTGGAGACGCTGTCGCGGCAGACCGGGGCGCTGTTCGTCGTCGCCGCGGGCAACTCCGGCTCCCCCGGCACCATCGGCTCACCGGGCAGCGCCGACGCCGCGCTCACCGTCGGCGCGGTGGACCGGCAGGACGGCATCGCGCCCTTCTCCAGCCGCGGCCCGCGCCTCGGCGACGGCGGCCCGAAGCCGGACATCACCGCGCCCGGCGTGGACATCGTCGCCGCCAAGGCCGCCGAGGGGGTGCTGGGCGACCCGGTCGACGACGGCCACGTGGCCATGTCCGGCACGTCCATGGCCACCCCGCACGTGGCGGGCGCCGCCGCCCTGCTCGCCCAGCAGCACCCCGACTGGACCGGCGCGCGGCTCAAGGCCGCGCTCATGGCCTCCGCCGCGCACAACCCCGCCCTGACCGCGTTCGACCAGGGCGCGGGCCGGGTCGACTCGGGCCGGGCGCTGACCGCCTCGGTCACCGCGGACCCGCCGAGCCTGGCGCTGGGCCTGCACCCGTGGCCGCACGACGACGACACCCCGGTCAGCAAGACCTTCACCCTGCGCAACCCCGGCACCGCGCCGGTGGCGCTCGACCTGACCGTCGACGCCGAGGGCCCCGGCGGCGCGCCCGCGGACCTGTTCACCGTCAGCCCGGCGCGGGTCACCGTGCCCGCCGGCGGCGAGGCCGCGGTGACCGTCACCGCCGACACCAGGGTCGGCGCGGTCGACGGCCCGTACTCCGGCGCGGTCGTCGCCTCCGGCGGCGGCACCCGGCTGCGCGTGCCGCTGGGCGTCGACCGCGAGGTCGAGAGCTACGACGCGACCTTCGAGTTCGTCGACGCGGCGGGCCGCCCGGCGGTCGAACCGTTCGGGCTGCTGCTGGGCCTGGACAACGGCACGATCGCGTTCCTGGAGCCCGAGGCGGGCCGCGCCGCGGTCCGGCTGCCCGTGGGCGAGTACTTCCTGGTCACCGAGATCCCCACGGACGGGCGGTGGGCCCTGCTGGCCCAGCCGGGCCTGCGCGTCACCGGCCCGACCACCGTCACCGCGGACGCCCGCACCGCCGAGCCGGTCCGGATCACCTACCCCGACGCCGCGGCGCGGCCGCAGGTGGGCGACGTGCTGTTCACCCGCTACGAGGGCGGGCAGCCCAGCTTCGGCATCGGCAGCGGCTACGCCGGCGGGATCGGCGGCCTGTCGATCGGGCACCTCGGCCCCGAGCTGCCCGCCGACCGGTTCGGGGCGCTGCTCGGCGAGCAGGCCACCGGCACCCCGGTCGGCACCACCCCGGTGACCTACCGGTTCTCGTGGCTGTTCCGGGGCCGCGTGCCCACCGGCCTGACCAGGGCGCCCGCCAGGCGTGAGCTGGCCGAGGTGCGCTCGGAGCTCGCGCCCGGCCCGGCGGGCACCGCCTTCCGCCACGCCGGCTTCCCGGTGCTGGCCGGCGGCATCAGCGGCCTGGGCTGGGAGGTCGACGCGAAGGACCGCGCGATCGACTACGCGACCCCGGGCCCGGACGTGCGGTGGGCGTGGTCGGCGCTCCAGGTCCTCGGTGACGCGCCGCAGGCGGTGCTCGACTCGCCGGTGCGGACCCCGCGCCCGGGCAGGACCTACCGGGAGCGGTTCAACGACCCGGTGTTCGGGCCCTCGCTGCCCGCCACCCCCTTCCCCTACCTGGCCCGGATCGGCGACACCGTCGACTTCTCGCTGCCGCTGTTCGGCGACGGCCGCGGCAACGGCGGCCAGTCGCTGGTGTCCTCCGCCCGCACCCGGCTGCTGCGCGACGGCGTCGAGGTCGGCCGGACCGACTACCCGGGTCGCGTCCGGACCACCGTGCCGCCGGGCGCAGCGACGTACCGGGTGGAGACCGAGGCCGTGCGCGCACCGGGCGTCTCGGAGTTCACCTCGCAGGTCCGGGGCGCGTGGACGTTCCGCTCGGACACCGCGCCGGGCGACCGCTACGCGCCGCTGCCGCTGACCGTCGTCCGGTTCGCCCCCGCGCTCGACGCGTCCGGCACCGCGCCGGCGGGCCGGGTGCTGCGGGTGCCGCTGGTGGTCGAGCAGCAGGAGGGCGCGGCCAACGGCCGGGTCGACCGGCTGCGCGTGGAGGCGTCGTTCGACGACGGCAGGACGTGGTCGGCGGTGCCGGTCGCCGGGCGCACCGCGCTCGTCCGCAACCCCGCCGGCGCCGGGTACGCCTCGCTCCGGGTCAGCGGCTCCGACCGCGGGGGCAACACCTTCGAGCAGACCCTGGTCCACGCCTACAAGATCGGCTGA
- a CDS encoding S8 family serine peptidase: MKSKRWRRAAPVVALVAATAAGPAPHALGNTTAHQTGYQAGYHAVTLVTGDRVVLAGDRVRSLVAAPGREHAVFHSYERDGHLHVVPRDAARLVAEGRLDPRLFDVTGLVEAGYDDARRDDVPLLLVGERPPAAAGWRAGRDLPAVGAFAARVVKDQAADAWRTLASGASVRRVWLDGVRRPTLDRSTAQVGAPTAWAVGLTGKGVKVAVLDTGVDADHPDLAGHVVGAANFTDEPDNTDGVGHGTHVAAAIASSGPRYRGVAPDADLLDGKVCVAAGCQESAILAGMQWAADQGADVVNLSLGGGDTPELDPLEEAVDTLSARTGTLFVIAAGNNSRPGTISSPGSADAALTVGAVDRQDGIAPFSSRGPRVGDGAVKPDLTAPGVDIVAARSGSGTVGTPVDEGHVALSGTSMATPHVAGAAALLAQQHPDWTGARLKAALIASARDNPALTAFDQGAGRLDVAAAITTTVTAEPASLVLGLQRWPHDDDTPVTRTVAYRNGGSTPVTLALTTEVEGPDGGTPPAGLLGVSPAKLTVPAGGEATASVTADTRVAAADGLYAGAVVATGGPAPLRTALSVDREVESYDVTFDYVDATGAPADDYYSSIIGMDNDTFAFPFDADGSFTLRLPRGEYFTNSDVVTGDAALALLPHPSLAVTADTTVTLDARAARPLRITAPDEGAEEALGDVTLVRGHGGRQAGVSTAFLGGFGPDVSIAHSGPALPDDELTALLGAQLRGTPDGTTPVSYRLAWAQRGRLPTGFERAPAAADLAEVRAEFGPGPAGREFGYGGNPTTANGVGGWAWTTGVTAPGRAVNRVNTDVGWSWGFLQFGPDGAVEATLASPERAYARGGRASERANDPVFSPALPESRSPYLWRLGDEISVNVPLFADASGNGGNSAVASARTRLLRDGVEVGATPYAANGLFRVPAGEAGYRLETEAVRAAGVSEFATRVGAAWTFRSGTAAGDRAVPLPLSVVRFTPALDASGAAPRGGVLRVPLTVQQQEGASSGRVERIDVEVSFDDGATWAAAPVSGGAAQVANPNAAGFGSVRVKATDSAGNTLEHTVIRAYKVS; the protein is encoded by the coding sequence TTGAAGAGCAAACGTTGGCGCCGCGCCGCGCCGGTGGTCGCGCTGGTCGCGGCCACCGCGGCAGGACCCGCACCGCACGCCCTCGGGAACACCACCGCGCACCAAACCGGATACCAAGCCGGGTACCACGCCGTCACCCTCGTCACCGGTGACCGGGTCGTGCTGGCCGGCGACCGGGTGAGGTCGCTGGTCGCCGCCCCCGGCCGCGAGCACGCGGTGTTCCACTCCTACGAGCGCGACGGTCACCTGCACGTGGTGCCGCGCGACGCGGCCAGGCTGGTCGCGGAGGGCCGGCTGGACCCGCGGTTGTTCGACGTCACCGGCCTGGTCGAGGCCGGCTACGACGACGCGCGCCGGGACGACGTGCCGCTGCTCCTGGTCGGGGAGCGCCCGCCCGCCGCGGCGGGGTGGCGCGCCGGTCGGGACCTGCCCGCGGTCGGCGCGTTCGCCGCGCGGGTGGTCAAGGACCAGGCGGCGGACGCCTGGCGCACGCTCGCGTCGGGGGCGAGCGTGCGCCGGGTGTGGCTGGACGGTGTGCGCCGGCCGACCCTGGACCGCTCCACCGCGCAGGTGGGCGCGCCGACCGCGTGGGCGGTCGGGCTGACCGGCAAGGGCGTGAAGGTGGCCGTGCTGGACACGGGCGTGGACGCCGACCACCCGGACCTGGCCGGTCACGTGGTGGGCGCGGCGAACTTCACCGACGAGCCGGACAACACCGACGGCGTCGGCCACGGCACGCACGTCGCCGCCGCGATCGCCAGCAGCGGCCCGAGGTACCGGGGTGTGGCGCCGGACGCGGACCTGCTCGACGGCAAGGTGTGCGTGGCGGCGGGCTGCCAGGAGTCGGCGATCCTGGCCGGCATGCAGTGGGCGGCCGACCAGGGCGCCGACGTGGTGAACCTGAGCCTGGGCGGTGGTGACACGCCCGAGCTGGACCCGCTGGAGGAGGCGGTCGACACGCTGTCGGCGCGGACCGGCACGCTGTTCGTGATCGCGGCGGGCAACAACTCCCGGCCGGGGACGATCAGCTCGCCGGGCAGCGCCGACGCCGCGCTGACCGTGGGCGCGGTGGACCGGCAGGACGGCATCGCCCCGTTCTCCAGCCGCGGCCCTCGGGTGGGCGACGGCGCGGTCAAGCCGGACCTCACCGCGCCGGGCGTGGACATCGTCGCGGCCAGGTCGGGCAGCGGCACCGTCGGCACGCCCGTCGACGAGGGGCACGTGGCCCTGTCCGGCACGTCGATGGCGACCCCGCACGTGGCGGGCGCCGCCGCCCTGCTGGCCCAGCAGCACCCGGACTGGACCGGCGCGCGGCTCAAGGCCGCGCTGATCGCGTCGGCGCGCGACAACCCGGCGCTGACCGCGTTCGACCAGGGCGCGGGCCGGCTGGACGTGGCCGCGGCCATCACCACCACGGTCACCGCCGAACCGGCGAGCCTGGTCCTGGGCCTGCAGCGGTGGCCGCACGACGACGATACCCCGGTCACCAGGACCGTCGCCTACCGCAACGGCGGCTCCACGCCGGTCACGCTCGCCCTGACCACCGAGGTCGAGGGGCCGGACGGCGGCACGCCGCCCGCCGGGCTGCTCGGCGTCTCCCCGGCGAAGCTCACCGTGCCCGCGGGCGGCGAGGCCACCGCCTCGGTCACCGCGGACACGCGCGTCGCCGCGGCGGACGGCCTGTACGCGGGGGCGGTGGTGGCCACCGGCGGGCCGGCGCCGCTGCGGACCGCGCTGAGCGTGGACCGCGAGGTGGAGAGCTACGACGTGACCTTCGACTACGTCGACGCGACCGGCGCGCCCGCCGACGACTACTACTCGTCGATCATCGGCATGGACAACGACACGTTCGCCTTCCCGTTCGACGCGGACGGCTCGTTCACCCTGCGCCTGCCCAGGGGCGAGTACTTCACCAACTCCGACGTGGTCACCGGCGACGCGGCGCTGGCGCTGCTGCCCCACCCCTCGCTGGCCGTCACCGCCGACACCACCGTCACGCTCGACGCCCGCGCGGCCCGGCCGCTGCGGATCACCGCCCCGGACGAGGGCGCGGAGGAGGCGCTGGGCGACGTCACGCTGGTGCGCGGGCACGGCGGCCGGCAGGCCGGCGTGAGCACCGCGTTCCTCGGCGGTTTCGGCCCGGACGTGTCGATCGCGCACTCCGGCCCGGCGCTGCCCGACGACGAGCTGACCGCCCTGCTGGGCGCGCAGCTGCGCGGCACGCCGGACGGCACCACCCCGGTGTCCTACCGGCTGGCCTGGGCCCAGCGGGGCCGGCTGCCCACCGGGTTCGAACGCGCGCCCGCGGCGGCCGACCTGGCCGAGGTGCGCGCGGAGTTCGGCCCCGGCCCGGCCGGCCGGGAGTTCGGCTACGGCGGCAACCCCACGACCGCGAACGGGGTGGGCGGCTGGGCGTGGACCACGGGCGTGACCGCGCCGGGTCGGGCGGTCAACCGCGTCAACACCGACGTGGGCTGGTCGTGGGGCTTCCTGCAGTTCGGCCCGGACGGCGCGGTGGAGGCCACGCTGGCCTCGCCGGAACGCGCCTACGCGCGCGGCGGGCGGGCCTCGGAACGGGCCAACGACCCGGTGTTCTCGCCCGCGCTGCCCGAGTCGCGGTCGCCGTACCTGTGGCGGCTGGGCGACGAGATCAGCGTCAACGTGCCGCTGTTCGCCGACGCGTCGGGCAACGGCGGCAACTCGGCGGTGGCCTCCGCCCGCACGAGGCTGCTGCGCGACGGCGTCGAGGTCGGTGCCACGCCGTACGCGGCCAACGGGCTGTTCCGGGTGCCCGCGGGCGAGGCGGGGTACCGGCTGGAGACCGAGGCGGTGCGCGCGGCGGGCGTGTCGGAGTTCGCCACCCGGGTCGGCGCGGCGTGGACGTTCCGCTCGGGCACGGCGGCCGGTGACCGGGCCGTGCCGCTGCCGCTGTCGGTGGTCCGCTTCACGCCCGCGCTCGACGCGTCCGGCGCGGCGCCGCGCGGCGGGGTGCTGCGGGTGCCGCTGACCGTGCAGCAGCAGGAGGGCGCGAGCAGCGGCCGGGTGGAGCGGATCGACGTGGAGGTGTCGTTCGACGACGGCGCCACGTGGGCCGCGGCACCGGTGTCGGGCGGCGCCGCGCAGGTGGCCAACCCGAACGCGGCCGGGTTCGGCTCGGTGCGGGTCAAGGCCACCGACAGCGCGGGCAACACCCTGGAGCACACCGTGATCCGGGCCTACAAGGTCTCCTGA
- a CDS encoding DUF692 domain-containing protein, which translates to MHKLGVGIGWRPEIDLTVERLPDLDFVEVVAENLHPAHLPESVLLLRDRGLPVLPHAVSLSLGGADPVDAHRVTHLAELAEALDAPLVSDHVCFVRAGGLDSGHLMPLPRTRDALDVLVANVKAVQQDLPVPLALENVAALLDWPGGELTEGRFLAELVERTGCRLLVDVANLYANARNLGTDVDRFLDEIPLEHLAYVHVAGGAEHHGIYHDTHAHAVPRAVLDVLAALCERVDPPGVLLERDDDYPADAEFAAELAAIRAVVG; encoded by the coding sequence ATGCACAAGCTCGGTGTGGGCATCGGCTGGCGCCCCGAGATCGACCTCACCGTCGAACGCCTCCCCGACCTCGACTTCGTCGAAGTGGTCGCCGAGAACCTGCACCCCGCCCACCTCCCGGAATCCGTCCTCCTCCTGCGCGACCGCGGCCTGCCCGTCCTCCCGCACGCCGTCTCCCTCTCCCTCGGCGGCGCGGACCCCGTGGACGCCCACCGCGTCACCCACCTGGCCGAACTGGCCGAGGCCCTGGACGCCCCGCTGGTCAGCGACCACGTCTGCTTCGTCCGCGCGGGCGGCCTGGACTCGGGCCACCTCATGCCCCTCCCCCGCACCCGCGACGCCCTCGACGTCCTGGTCGCCAACGTCAAGGCCGTCCAGCAGGACCTCCCCGTCCCGCTCGCCCTGGAGAACGTGGCCGCCCTGCTGGACTGGCCCGGCGGGGAGCTGACCGAGGGCCGGTTCCTCGCCGAGCTGGTGGAGCGGACCGGGTGCCGCCTCCTCGTCGACGTCGCCAACCTCTACGCCAACGCCCGCAACCTCGGCACCGACGTCGACCGCTTCCTCGACGAGATCCCCTTGGAGCACCTGGCCTACGTGCACGTCGCGGGTGGCGCCGAGCACCACGGGATCTACCACGACACGCACGCCCACGCGGTCCCCCGGGCGGTCCTCGACGTGCTCGCCGCGCTGTGCGAGCGGGTCGACCCGCCGGGTGTGCTGCTGGAGCGGGACGACGACTACCCGGCCGACGCGGAGTTCGCCGCCGAGTTGGCCGCGATCCGGGCGGTGGTGGGGTGA
- a CDS encoding TIGR04222 domain-containing membrane protein, with the protein MHRSPGAAASGLSPFRVGVTATGDRQPAGGSRADGSPASTWTATAGWRAMAVATSWTPAPAGSTGPGASAPEPRPEEQAFLMAGPGRAAEVAVVSLVEAGALRISRGGAVSAVHLPGRTWSPLQTRALRVVPQSLGDVITSVAGSAEAQALRQDLIARGYLTPPGRRAAIRLLRRFLLVAVGVLLVLNIALDVPFAVFWAGLSVALVFWVVTGRAARPLTGAGLAAARRLRLAAAEAERRASGLPGSGSAGRKASSARAGGIAGGSGGSDATAGGLAAADRVALVACHGLLGRVGRRAVWEVLGITQAAAGTLRRRVRGRGGDGGGSSCGGGCGSCSSSSCGSGGSDSGGSSCGGGSSCGGGGCGGGGGD; encoded by the coding sequence ATGCACCGCTCCCCCGGTGCGGCCGCTTCGGGGTTGTCGCCCTTTCGTGTTGGCGTCACAGCAACGGGTGACCGTCAACCGGCGGGTGGTTCGCGAGCAGACGGCTCACCGGCCAGTACCTGGACGGCGACAGCGGGTTGGAGGGCGATGGCGGTGGCGACTTCGTGGACCCCGGCTCCGGCGGGTTCGACGGGACCCGGGGCTTCGGCACCCGAGCCCCGACCGGAGGAGCAGGCGTTCCTGATGGCCGGTCCGGGACGCGCGGCGGAGGTCGCCGTGGTGTCGCTGGTCGAGGCCGGGGCGCTGCGCATCTCGCGCGGCGGGGCGGTCAGCGCCGTGCACCTGCCCGGCCGGACGTGGAGCCCGTTGCAGACGCGCGCGCTGCGCGTGGTGCCGCAGTCCCTCGGCGACGTGATCACCTCGGTCGCGGGAAGCGCGGAAGCCCAGGCGCTGCGCCAGGACCTGATCGCCCGCGGCTACCTCACCCCGCCGGGACGACGCGCGGCGATCCGCCTGCTGCGACGGTTCCTGCTGGTGGCGGTGGGTGTGCTGCTGGTGCTCAACATCGCGCTGGACGTGCCGTTCGCGGTGTTCTGGGCGGGTTTGTCGGTCGCGCTGGTCTTCTGGGTCGTGACCGGCCGCGCCGCGCGGCCGCTGACCGGCGCCGGCCTGGCCGCGGCCCGGCGACTGCGGTTGGCGGCGGCGGAGGCCGAGCGCCGGGCGAGCGGTCTGCCGGGTTCGGGTTCGGCGGGCCGGAAAGCGTCGTCGGCTCGGGCCGGCGGGATCGCGGGTGGCTCGGGTGGCTCGGACGCGACAGCCGGCGGGCTGGCGGCGGCGGACCGGGTGGCGCTGGTGGCGTGCCACGGGTTGCTGGGCCGCGTCGGGCGGCGGGCGGTGTGGGAGGTGCTGGGCATCACGCAGGCCGCGGCCGGGACTTTGCGGCGGCGGGTGCGTGGGCGCGGTGGGGACGGCGGGGGGTCGTCTTGCGGTGGCGGGTGCGGGAGTTGTTCGAGCAGCAGTTGCGGGAGTGGCGGGTCGGACAGCGGCGGGTCGTCGTGTGGCGGTGGGTCGTCTTGCGGCGGTGGGGGTTGTGGCGGCGGTGGGGGTGACTGA
- a CDS encoding TIGR04222 domain-containing membrane protein, which translates to MEQPWGLSSPGFLELYWIAAVLALVFAAVVRARLRGTRGGAPDEVPDLLDVAYLTGGPRRVVEASVARLVETGALVPARNGAVRVAGRPVVDHPVDQAVLADVTRYRYRTLHLLFEQVAGAEAPRAVGRRLVERGLLVEPDRVRSSARRGVAPSVLVLAVGLVRWVVELGVGSSVGWLTLSLVATGVLVFFAAKVPSPMLTARGDAAVSLARAGEVTRGWGVTGSARAAEPVALKGFDAHPDVVLRAAARPPRPVRVRSGPVAVGSSCGGGSSCSGGSSCGGGSSCGGGSSCGGGGGGCGGGGGG; encoded by the coding sequence GTGGAGCAACCGTGGGGGCTGTCGAGCCCCGGATTCCTGGAGCTTTACTGGATCGCGGCGGTCCTGGCGCTGGTGTTCGCGGCGGTGGTGCGGGCGCGCCTGCGGGGGACGCGGGGAGGCGCCCCCGACGAGGTGCCCGACCTGCTGGACGTCGCCTACCTGACCGGCGGACCGCGACGGGTGGTCGAGGCGTCCGTGGCGCGCCTGGTGGAGACCGGCGCGCTGGTGCCCGCCCGCAACGGGGCCGTGCGGGTCGCGGGCAGGCCCGTCGTCGACCACCCGGTCGACCAGGCCGTGCTGGCGGACGTGACGCGCTACCGGTACCGGACGCTGCACCTGCTGTTCGAGCAGGTGGCGGGTGCCGAGGCGCCGCGCGCGGTCGGGCGCCGGCTCGTCGAGCGCGGGTTGCTGGTGGAGCCCGACCGGGTGCGGTCGTCGGCCCGCCGCGGCGTGGCGCCGTCGGTGCTGGTGCTCGCGGTGGGGCTGGTGCGCTGGGTGGTCGAGCTGGGCGTGGGCTCGTCCGTCGGGTGGCTGACGCTGTCGCTGGTCGCGACCGGGGTGCTGGTCTTCTTCGCGGCGAAGGTCCCTTCGCCGATGCTCACCGCGCGCGGGGACGCCGCGGTGTCACTGGCTCGCGCAGGCGAGGTCACCAGGGGGTGGGGGGTGACCGGCTCGGCCCGCGCGGCCGAGCCGGTCGCCCTCAAGGGGTTCGACGCCCACCCGGACGTCGTGCTGCGCGCGGCGGCCCGCCCGCCCCGGCCCGTTCGGGTCAGGTCGGGGCCTGTGGCGGTGGGGTCGTCCTGCGGTGGCGGCTCGTCTTGCAGCGGCGGTTCGTCTTGTGGTGGTGGCTCGTCTTGCGGCGGCGGGTCGTCCTGCGGCGGCGGTGGTGGCGGCTGCGGCGGCGGTGGCGGCGGTTGA
- the msrB gene encoding peptide-methionine (R)-S-oxide reductase MsrB: MEPVVGATPKVVRSELEWREVLTPKEYAVLREAGTEPAWTGEYTDTKTEGVYSCRACGAELFRSDTKFDSHCGWPSFYAPRAGDAVILREDRSYGMVRTEVLCATCHSHLGHVFEGEGYNTPTDQRYCINSVSLRLVEDPGGRAD; encoded by the coding sequence ATGGAACCTGTCGTCGGCGCCACCCCGAAGGTGGTTCGCTCCGAACTCGAGTGGCGCGAGGTGCTGACGCCCAAGGAGTACGCGGTGCTGCGCGAGGCGGGCACCGAACCCGCGTGGACGGGCGAGTACACCGACACCAAGACCGAGGGCGTCTACTCCTGCCGCGCGTGCGGGGCCGAGCTGTTCCGCAGCGACACCAAGTTCGACTCGCACTGCGGCTGGCCGTCGTTCTACGCGCCCCGTGCCGGTGACGCGGTGATCCTCCGCGAGGACCGCTCCTACGGGATGGTCCGCACCGAGGTGTTGTGCGCCACGTGCCACAGCCACCTGGGGCACGTTTTCGAGGGTGAGGGCTACAACACGCCCACCGATCAGCGCTACTGCATCAACTCGGTGAGTTTGCGTCTGGTCGAGGACCCCGGCGGTCGAGCAGACTGA
- a CDS encoding asparaginase, with the protein MAHELVAEVWRGGFLESVHHGSVIALDRDGREALTVGRPHDTTYPRSSNKPVQALAMLRHGLDLDGELLALACASHSGEDFHVEGVRRVLRAHGLDETALQCTPGLPIGEQALRDHFAAGRGAAPLYMNCSGKHAAMLATCAVNGWSTHDYLDPAHPLQAAIRATLEELAGEPIGAEGVDGCGAPLFGISLKGLARAFSTLATAGEGTHEHRVARAMTRHPEWVGGTDRDVTKLMRAMPGAVAKDGAEGVYAVGLPTGEAVACKIADGSSRARAVVVVAALRRLAVDAPDELATFPVLGHGRPVGAVRPARALAG; encoded by the coding sequence ATGGCGCACGAGCTGGTCGCCGAGGTCTGGCGGGGCGGGTTCCTGGAATCCGTGCACCACGGCTCGGTCATCGCCCTGGACCGCGACGGCCGCGAGGCGCTGACCGTGGGCCGCCCCCACGACACGACCTACCCGCGCTCGTCCAACAAGCCCGTGCAGGCGCTGGCCATGCTCCGGCACGGCCTCGACCTCGACGGCGAACTGCTCGCCCTGGCCTGCGCCAGCCACTCCGGCGAGGACTTCCACGTCGAGGGCGTGCGCCGCGTCCTGCGCGCGCACGGCCTCGACGAGACCGCCCTCCAGTGCACCCCCGGCCTGCCCATCGGCGAGCAGGCCCTCAGGGACCACTTCGCCGCCGGCCGCGGCGCCGCCCCGCTCTACATGAACTGCTCGGGCAAGCACGCCGCCATGCTCGCCACCTGCGCGGTCAACGGCTGGTCCACCCACGACTACCTCGACCCCGCCCACCCGCTCCAGGCCGCCATCCGCGCCACCCTGGAGGAGCTGGCGGGCGAACCCATCGGCGCCGAGGGCGTCGACGGCTGCGGCGCGCCGCTGTTCGGCATCAGCCTCAAGGGCCTGGCCAGGGCGTTCAGCACGCTCGCCACCGCGGGCGAGGGCACCCACGAGCACCGCGTCGCCCGGGCGATGACCCGCCACCCGGAGTGGGTCGGCGGCACCGACCGCGACGTCACCAAGCTCATGCGCGCCATGCCGGGCGCGGTGGCCAAGGACGGCGCCGAGGGCGTCTACGCCGTCGGCCTGCCCACCGGCGAGGCCGTGGCCTGCAAGATCGCCGACGGCTCCAGCCGCGCGCGGGCCGTGGTCGTGGTGGCCGCGCTGCGCAGGCTGGCCGTCGACGCGCCCGACGAGCTGGCCACGTTCCCGGTGCTGGGCCACGGTCGCCCGGTCGGGGCGGTTCGGCCCGCGCGGGCCCTCGCGGGTTGA